A stretch of DNA from Candidatus Eisenbacteria bacterium:
AATAGGCAGAAACCTGTACGATCCCAATATACAGCCTTCACATAATTGCCCCGTCGATTAATGAACATGTAAAGACTTCCCGAGAGAGGATCTTCGCTCAATGTGTTTTGAACCAACGATATCAATCCATTGAAA
This window harbors:
- the tnpB gene encoding IS66 family insertion sequence element accessory protein TnpB (TnpB, as the term is used for proteins encoded by IS66 family insertion elements, is considered an accessory protein, since TnpC, encoded by a neighboring gene, is a DDE family transposase.), with the protein product FNGLISLVQNTLSEDPLSGSLYMFINRRGNYVKAVYWDRTGFCLFAKRLERGRFVIPGSAETFELSEQKFRLILDGIVLGTVKH